The proteins below come from a single Mya arenaria isolate MELC-2E11 chromosome 6, ASM2691426v1 genomic window:
- the LOC128238861 gene encoding lebercilin-like isoform X1, producing MGDKNRGTSPYDDDYSDDFDDDASDVGNRRYKTRSPLTRTASGHEVKRPKDSRSSDSKLLRKNIQAATGVYTPRRDRSNRGRGRGRGGRMTGRSSQESHVDNITRRVLSARRLKINEIQNMNQEFQAQLRELKEENKLLKKTQHRTDKALQRFEDRESDLPQLIQRQNNEVRSLKDQIRKWREKFEKTDRYLRDAEDELEKAKIKLKKLKSLADEKELPERAELNKKLNNAELDMEAKDVKIKELERYIQNLEKNHRHEIGIERARNKDVHKQIAQLREENDKLNNSVKEKEKEIQIKNIYVNRAQQKPPHRLPNSYNGTPHGTPPPARRRRQSFSEADKMTPRDRAKKMEEKRREELKRQRELKMASKKPGEFLYVDEKNPRHNISGTNISGNNKSGNNKSGSNVTHADKIRREKELREMAEEDERLNTERREREERERQEAAERERRLNEEAQQDMEDRRMREERERMKRESLEREQREREKREREERERERREKREKEERDRRERERLEQERRAAEERRRFEDDVSIQAERKKKDDILAKLREIDEGGAGKKKEKENKAPLDDPFFVTQVKEDSIDSVSSKKSYTFTKPTENLHKGKPAHKDRAPNNGFTVGPGRKKRDDVNHLESGGYNPTFGSNQSGATSKGATKTFSLFDDDDSKSRSTAPPKPAQKSRLLDDLFGSSEKEGPKHNDIFSTSKPAQKSQARDSRSKFPWEEDGPSRNQTGAFKANRENSATLFGGGSALVNDEDLHKSQVRTNANASLPRRPKQTTTAFSSRPTVNAVDHFDDDIEEVIL from the exons ATGGGGGACAAAAACAGGGGTACCAGTCCATATGACGATGACTATAGTGACGATTTCGATGATGATGCATCTGATGTCGGTAATCGGCGCTACAAAACTCGGTCTCCCTTGACCAGAACTG CTTCAGGTCATGAGGTTAAACGTCCGAAGGATTCTCGAAGTTCAGATTCTAAGTTGTTGA GAAAGAATATACAAGCTGCCACAGGGGTATACACTCCGCGGCGAG aTCGGTCAAATCGAGGGCGGGGGCGTGGAAGAGGTGGCCGGATGACAGGTCGATCTAGTCAGGAGTCGCATGTCGATAATATCACCAGACGTGTTCTCTCCGCAAGGCGTCTAAAAATCaacgaaatacaaaacatgaatcAGGAATTTCAAGCGCAACTTCGTGAgcttaaagaagaaaataaattactaaaGAAAACTCAGCATCGGACTGATAAAGCATTACAAAGGTTCGAAGATCGTGAAAGCGATCTTCCACAGTTAATACAAAGACAGAATAATGAGGTGCGAAGTTTAAAAGATCAAATTCGAAAATGGCGGGAAAAATTTGAAAAGACGGACAGATATTTACGTGATGCCGAGGATGAAttggaaaaagcaaaaatcaaattgaaaaaattgaaaagtttaGCAGACGAAAAAGAATTACCGGAAAGAGCcgagttaaataaaaaattaaataatgcagAATTAGACATGGAAGCAAAGGATGTTAAAATTAAG GAATTGGAGCGTTACATCCAGAACCTTGAAAAAAACCATCGGCATGAAATCGGCATTGAGCGGGCCCGGAACAAAGATGTTCATAAACAAATCGCTCAACTCAGGGAAGAAAATGACAAACTTAACAACTCCGTCAAG GAAAAAGAAAAGGAGATCCAAATAAAGAACATCTATGTAAATCGGGCTCAGCAGAAACCGCCACACCGTCTTCCCAACTCGTATAATGGTACACCCCATGGAACCCCACCACCTGCTAGAAGACGTCGCCAATCATTTTCTGAGGCGGATAAAATGACCCCGCGTGATCGGGCAAAAAAGATGGAAGAAAAACGACGAGAGGAATTGAAGAGGCAACGTGAGCTGAAAATG GCCTCAAAAAAACCTGGTGAATTTTTATACGTGGACGAG AAAAACCCAAGACACAATATATCAGGAACCAATATATCAGGAAACAATAAATCGGGAAACAATAAATCAGGAAGCAATGTTACG CATGCGGACAAGATCCGTCGTGAGAAGGAGTTGCGTGAGATGGCGGAGGAAGATGAACGCCTCAACACGGAGCGGCGTGAGAGGGAGGAGAGAGAAAGACAGGAG GCTGCAGAGCGGGAGAGAAGACTGAATGAGGAGGCTCAGCAGGACATGGAGGATCGCAGGATGCGAGAAGAACGAGAGAGGATGAAACGGGAATCCCTGGAACGGGAACAGAGAGAACGGGAAAAACGGGAGCGTGAAGAGAGAGAACGGGAACGGAGGGAGAAACGGGAAAAGGAAGAACGAGATAGACGGGAACGGGAGCGGTTGGAACAAGAAAGACGCGCAGCTGAGGAACGAAGGCGGTTTGAGGATGATGTTTCAATACAGGCAGAGAGAAAGAAGAAAGATGACATTCTGGCGAAATTGCGAGAAATTGATGAAGGTGGCGCTggaaagaaaaaggaaaaagaaaataaagctCCGTTGGATGATCCTTTCTTTGTTACTCAGGTGAAAGAGGATAGCATTGACTCGGTGTCAAGCAAAAAGAGTTACACTTTCACAAAACCTACCGAAAATTTGCATAAGGGTAAACCAGCGCACAAGGATCGAGCGCCAAATAATGGCTTCACTGTAGGTCCTGGTAGGAAAAAGCGAGATGATGTGAATCATTTAGAAAGTGGCGGTTATAACCCAACATTTGGGTCAAATCAGAGTGGAGCAACCTCAAAGGGGGCAACCAAGACATTTTCGTTGTTCGATGATGATGATTCTAAGTCGAGGTCAACAGCCCCACCAAAGCCAGCACAAAAATCAAGGTTACTTGATGATCTGTTTGGTTCGTCGGAAAAAGAGGGCCCTAAACATAATGACATTTTCTCGACCTCGAAACCTGCTCAAAAAAGTCAAGCAAGGGATTCTCGGTCAAAATTCCCCTGGGAAGAGGATGGGCCTTCGCGCAATCAGACTGGAGCCTTTAAAGCTAACCGGGAAAATTCAGCGACTTTGTTTGGTGGTGGAAGTGCGCTAGTAAATGATGAAGACTTACATAAATCTCAGGTTCGGACAAATGCTAATGCCTCACTTCCGCGTCGTCCGAAACAGACAACGACCGCTTTCAGTTCACGTCCTACTGTAAATGCAGTCGATCATTTTGACGATGATATAGAAGAAGtaattttgtga
- the LOC128238861 gene encoding lebercilin-like isoform X7, with translation MGDKNRGTSPYDDDYSDDFDDDASDVGNRRYKTRSPLTRTASGHEVKRPKDSRSSDSKLLRKNIQAATGVYTPRRDRSNRGRGRGRGGRMTGRSSQESHVDNITRRVLSARRLKINEIQNMNQEFQAQLRELKEENKLLKKTQHRTDKALQRFEDRESDLPQLIQRQNNEVRSLKDQIRKWREKFEKTDRYLRDAEDELEKAKIKLKKLKSLADEKELPERAELNKKLNNAELDMEAKDVKIKELERYIQNLEKNHRHEIGIERARNKDVHKQIAQLREENDKLNNSVKEKEKEIQIKNIYVNRAQQKPPHRLPNSYNGTPHGTPPPARRRRQSFSEADKMTPRDRAKKMEEKRREELKRQRELKMHADKIRREKELREMAEEDERLNTERREREERERQEAAERERRLNEEAQQDMEDRRMREERERMKRESLEREQREREKREREERERERREKREKEERDRRERERLEQERRAAEERRRFEDDVSIQAERKKKDDILAKLREIDEGGAGKKKEKENKAPLDDPFFVTQVKEDSIDSVSSKKSYTFTKPTENLHKGKPAHKDRAPNNGFTVGPGRKKRDDVNHLESGGYNPTFGSNQSGATSKGATKTFSLFDDDDSKSRSTAPPKPAQKSRLLDDLFGSSEKEGPKHNDIFSTSKPAQKSQARDSRSKFPWEEDGPSRNQTGAFKANRENSATLFGGGSALVNDEDLHKSQVRTNANASLPRRPKQTTTAFSSRPTVNAVDHFDDDIEEVIL, from the exons ATGGGGGACAAAAACAGGGGTACCAGTCCATATGACGATGACTATAGTGACGATTTCGATGATGATGCATCTGATGTCGGTAATCGGCGCTACAAAACTCGGTCTCCCTTGACCAGAACTG CTTCAGGTCATGAGGTTAAACGTCCGAAGGATTCTCGAAGTTCAGATTCTAAGTTGTTGA GAAAGAATATACAAGCTGCCACAGGGGTATACACTCCGCGGCGAG aTCGGTCAAATCGAGGGCGGGGGCGTGGAAGAGGTGGCCGGATGACAGGTCGATCTAGTCAGGAGTCGCATGTCGATAATATCACCAGACGTGTTCTCTCCGCAAGGCGTCTAAAAATCaacgaaatacaaaacatgaatcAGGAATTTCAAGCGCAACTTCGTGAgcttaaagaagaaaataaattactaaaGAAAACTCAGCATCGGACTGATAAAGCATTACAAAGGTTCGAAGATCGTGAAAGCGATCTTCCACAGTTAATACAAAGACAGAATAATGAGGTGCGAAGTTTAAAAGATCAAATTCGAAAATGGCGGGAAAAATTTGAAAAGACGGACAGATATTTACGTGATGCCGAGGATGAAttggaaaaagcaaaaatcaaattgaaaaaattgaaaagtttaGCAGACGAAAAAGAATTACCGGAAAGAGCcgagttaaataaaaaattaaataatgcagAATTAGACATGGAAGCAAAGGATGTTAAAATTAAG GAATTGGAGCGTTACATCCAGAACCTTGAAAAAAACCATCGGCATGAAATCGGCATTGAGCGGGCCCGGAACAAAGATGTTCATAAACAAATCGCTCAACTCAGGGAAGAAAATGACAAACTTAACAACTCCGTCAAG GAAAAAGAAAAGGAGATCCAAATAAAGAACATCTATGTAAATCGGGCTCAGCAGAAACCGCCACACCGTCTTCCCAACTCGTATAATGGTACACCCCATGGAACCCCACCACCTGCTAGAAGACGTCGCCAATCATTTTCTGAGGCGGATAAAATGACCCCGCGTGATCGGGCAAAAAAGATGGAAGAAAAACGACGAGAGGAATTGAAGAGGCAACGTGAGCTGAAAATG CATGCGGACAAGATCCGTCGTGAGAAGGAGTTGCGTGAGATGGCGGAGGAAGATGAACGCCTCAACACGGAGCGGCGTGAGAGGGAGGAGAGAGAAAGACAGGAG GCTGCAGAGCGGGAGAGAAGACTGAATGAGGAGGCTCAGCAGGACATGGAGGATCGCAGGATGCGAGAAGAACGAGAGAGGATGAAACGGGAATCCCTGGAACGGGAACAGAGAGAACGGGAAAAACGGGAGCGTGAAGAGAGAGAACGGGAACGGAGGGAGAAACGGGAAAAGGAAGAACGAGATAGACGGGAACGGGAGCGGTTGGAACAAGAAAGACGCGCAGCTGAGGAACGAAGGCGGTTTGAGGATGATGTTTCAATACAGGCAGAGAGAAAGAAGAAAGATGACATTCTGGCGAAATTGCGAGAAATTGATGAAGGTGGCGCTggaaagaaaaaggaaaaagaaaataaagctCCGTTGGATGATCCTTTCTTTGTTACTCAGGTGAAAGAGGATAGCATTGACTCGGTGTCAAGCAAAAAGAGTTACACTTTCACAAAACCTACCGAAAATTTGCATAAGGGTAAACCAGCGCACAAGGATCGAGCGCCAAATAATGGCTTCACTGTAGGTCCTGGTAGGAAAAAGCGAGATGATGTGAATCATTTAGAAAGTGGCGGTTATAACCCAACATTTGGGTCAAATCAGAGTGGAGCAACCTCAAAGGGGGCAACCAAGACATTTTCGTTGTTCGATGATGATGATTCTAAGTCGAGGTCAACAGCCCCACCAAAGCCAGCACAAAAATCAAGGTTACTTGATGATCTGTTTGGTTCGTCGGAAAAAGAGGGCCCTAAACATAATGACATTTTCTCGACCTCGAAACCTGCTCAAAAAAGTCAAGCAAGGGATTCTCGGTCAAAATTCCCCTGGGAAGAGGATGGGCCTTCGCGCAATCAGACTGGAGCCTTTAAAGCTAACCGGGAAAATTCAGCGACTTTGTTTGGTGGTGGAAGTGCGCTAGTAAATGATGAAGACTTACATAAATCTCAGGTTCGGACAAATGCTAATGCCTCACTTCCGCGTCGTCCGAAACAGACAACGACCGCTTTCAGTTCACGTCCTACTGTAAATGCAGTCGATCATTTTGACGATGATATAGAAGAAGtaattttgtga
- the LOC128238861 gene encoding lebercilin-like isoform X2, producing MGDKNRGTSPYDDDYSDDFDDDASDVGNRRYKTRSPLTRTASGHEVKRPKDSRSSDSKLLRKNIQAATGVYTPRRDRSNRGRGRGRGGRMTGRSSQESHVDNITRRVLSARRLKINEIQNMNQEFQAQLRELKEENKLLKKTQHRTDKALQRFEDRESDLPQLIQRQNNEVRSLKDQIRKWREKFEKTDRYLRDAEDELEKAKIKLKKLKSLADEKELPERAELNKKLNNAELDMEAKDVKIKELERYIQNLEKNHRHEIGIERARNKDVHKQIAQLREENDKLNNSVKEKEKEIQIKNIYVNRAQQKPPHRLPNSYNGTPHGTPPPARRRRQSFSEADKMTPRDRAKKMEEKRREELKRQRELKMKNPRHNISGTNISGNNKSGNNKSGSNVTHADKIRREKELREMAEEDERLNTERREREERERQEAAERERRLNEEAQQDMEDRRMREERERMKRESLEREQREREKREREERERERREKREKEERDRRERERLEQERRAAEERRRFEDDVSIQAERKKKDDILAKLREIDEGGAGKKKEKENKAPLDDPFFVTQVKEDSIDSVSSKKSYTFTKPTENLHKGKPAHKDRAPNNGFTVGPGRKKRDDVNHLESGGYNPTFGSNQSGATSKGATKTFSLFDDDDSKSRSTAPPKPAQKSRLLDDLFGSSEKEGPKHNDIFSTSKPAQKSQARDSRSKFPWEEDGPSRNQTGAFKANRENSATLFGGGSALVNDEDLHKSQVRTNANASLPRRPKQTTTAFSSRPTVNAVDHFDDDIEEVIL from the exons ATGGGGGACAAAAACAGGGGTACCAGTCCATATGACGATGACTATAGTGACGATTTCGATGATGATGCATCTGATGTCGGTAATCGGCGCTACAAAACTCGGTCTCCCTTGACCAGAACTG CTTCAGGTCATGAGGTTAAACGTCCGAAGGATTCTCGAAGTTCAGATTCTAAGTTGTTGA GAAAGAATATACAAGCTGCCACAGGGGTATACACTCCGCGGCGAG aTCGGTCAAATCGAGGGCGGGGGCGTGGAAGAGGTGGCCGGATGACAGGTCGATCTAGTCAGGAGTCGCATGTCGATAATATCACCAGACGTGTTCTCTCCGCAAGGCGTCTAAAAATCaacgaaatacaaaacatgaatcAGGAATTTCAAGCGCAACTTCGTGAgcttaaagaagaaaataaattactaaaGAAAACTCAGCATCGGACTGATAAAGCATTACAAAGGTTCGAAGATCGTGAAAGCGATCTTCCACAGTTAATACAAAGACAGAATAATGAGGTGCGAAGTTTAAAAGATCAAATTCGAAAATGGCGGGAAAAATTTGAAAAGACGGACAGATATTTACGTGATGCCGAGGATGAAttggaaaaagcaaaaatcaaattgaaaaaattgaaaagtttaGCAGACGAAAAAGAATTACCGGAAAGAGCcgagttaaataaaaaattaaataatgcagAATTAGACATGGAAGCAAAGGATGTTAAAATTAAG GAATTGGAGCGTTACATCCAGAACCTTGAAAAAAACCATCGGCATGAAATCGGCATTGAGCGGGCCCGGAACAAAGATGTTCATAAACAAATCGCTCAACTCAGGGAAGAAAATGACAAACTTAACAACTCCGTCAAG GAAAAAGAAAAGGAGATCCAAATAAAGAACATCTATGTAAATCGGGCTCAGCAGAAACCGCCACACCGTCTTCCCAACTCGTATAATGGTACACCCCATGGAACCCCACCACCTGCTAGAAGACGTCGCCAATCATTTTCTGAGGCGGATAAAATGACCCCGCGTGATCGGGCAAAAAAGATGGAAGAAAAACGACGAGAGGAATTGAAGAGGCAACGTGAGCTGAAAATG AAAAACCCAAGACACAATATATCAGGAACCAATATATCAGGAAACAATAAATCGGGAAACAATAAATCAGGAAGCAATGTTACG CATGCGGACAAGATCCGTCGTGAGAAGGAGTTGCGTGAGATGGCGGAGGAAGATGAACGCCTCAACACGGAGCGGCGTGAGAGGGAGGAGAGAGAAAGACAGGAG GCTGCAGAGCGGGAGAGAAGACTGAATGAGGAGGCTCAGCAGGACATGGAGGATCGCAGGATGCGAGAAGAACGAGAGAGGATGAAACGGGAATCCCTGGAACGGGAACAGAGAGAACGGGAAAAACGGGAGCGTGAAGAGAGAGAACGGGAACGGAGGGAGAAACGGGAAAAGGAAGAACGAGATAGACGGGAACGGGAGCGGTTGGAACAAGAAAGACGCGCAGCTGAGGAACGAAGGCGGTTTGAGGATGATGTTTCAATACAGGCAGAGAGAAAGAAGAAAGATGACATTCTGGCGAAATTGCGAGAAATTGATGAAGGTGGCGCTggaaagaaaaaggaaaaagaaaataaagctCCGTTGGATGATCCTTTCTTTGTTACTCAGGTGAAAGAGGATAGCATTGACTCGGTGTCAAGCAAAAAGAGTTACACTTTCACAAAACCTACCGAAAATTTGCATAAGGGTAAACCAGCGCACAAGGATCGAGCGCCAAATAATGGCTTCACTGTAGGTCCTGGTAGGAAAAAGCGAGATGATGTGAATCATTTAGAAAGTGGCGGTTATAACCCAACATTTGGGTCAAATCAGAGTGGAGCAACCTCAAAGGGGGCAACCAAGACATTTTCGTTGTTCGATGATGATGATTCTAAGTCGAGGTCAACAGCCCCACCAAAGCCAGCACAAAAATCAAGGTTACTTGATGATCTGTTTGGTTCGTCGGAAAAAGAGGGCCCTAAACATAATGACATTTTCTCGACCTCGAAACCTGCTCAAAAAAGTCAAGCAAGGGATTCTCGGTCAAAATTCCCCTGGGAAGAGGATGGGCCTTCGCGCAATCAGACTGGAGCCTTTAAAGCTAACCGGGAAAATTCAGCGACTTTGTTTGGTGGTGGAAGTGCGCTAGTAAATGATGAAGACTTACATAAATCTCAGGTTCGGACAAATGCTAATGCCTCACTTCCGCGTCGTCCGAAACAGACAACGACCGCTTTCAGTTCACGTCCTACTGTAAATGCAGTCGATCATTTTGACGATGATATAGAAGAAGtaattttgtga
- the LOC128238861 gene encoding lebercilin-like isoform X6, whose amino-acid sequence MGDKNRGTSPYDDDYSDDFDDDASDVGNRRYKTRSPLTRTDRSNRGRGRGRGGRMTGRSSQESHVDNITRRVLSARRLKINEIQNMNQEFQAQLRELKEENKLLKKTQHRTDKALQRFEDRESDLPQLIQRQNNEVRSLKDQIRKWREKFEKTDRYLRDAEDELEKAKIKLKKLKSLADEKELPERAELNKKLNNAELDMEAKDVKIKELERYIQNLEKNHRHEIGIERARNKDVHKQIAQLREENDKLNNSVKEKEKEIQIKNIYVNRAQQKPPHRLPNSYNGTPHGTPPPARRRRQSFSEADKMTPRDRAKKMEEKRREELKRQRELKMASKKPGEFLYVDEKNPRHNISGTNISGNNKSGNNKSGSNVTHADKIRREKELREMAEEDERLNTERREREERERQEAAERERRLNEEAQQDMEDRRMREERERMKRESLEREQREREKREREERERERREKREKEERDRRERERLEQERRAAEERRRFEDDVSIQAERKKKDDILAKLREIDEGGAGKKKEKENKAPLDDPFFVTQVKEDSIDSVSSKKSYTFTKPTENLHKGKPAHKDRAPNNGFTVGPGRKKRDDVNHLESGGYNPTFGSNQSGATSKGATKTFSLFDDDDSKSRSTAPPKPAQKSRLLDDLFGSSEKEGPKHNDIFSTSKPAQKSQARDSRSKFPWEEDGPSRNQTGAFKANRENSATLFGGGSALVNDEDLHKSQVRTNANASLPRRPKQTTTAFSSRPTVNAVDHFDDDIEEVIL is encoded by the exons ATGGGGGACAAAAACAGGGGTACCAGTCCATATGACGATGACTATAGTGACGATTTCGATGATGATGCATCTGATGTCGGTAATCGGCGCTACAAAACTCGGTCTCCCTTGACCAGAACTG aTCGGTCAAATCGAGGGCGGGGGCGTGGAAGAGGTGGCCGGATGACAGGTCGATCTAGTCAGGAGTCGCATGTCGATAATATCACCAGACGTGTTCTCTCCGCAAGGCGTCTAAAAATCaacgaaatacaaaacatgaatcAGGAATTTCAAGCGCAACTTCGTGAgcttaaagaagaaaataaattactaaaGAAAACTCAGCATCGGACTGATAAAGCATTACAAAGGTTCGAAGATCGTGAAAGCGATCTTCCACAGTTAATACAAAGACAGAATAATGAGGTGCGAAGTTTAAAAGATCAAATTCGAAAATGGCGGGAAAAATTTGAAAAGACGGACAGATATTTACGTGATGCCGAGGATGAAttggaaaaagcaaaaatcaaattgaaaaaattgaaaagtttaGCAGACGAAAAAGAATTACCGGAAAGAGCcgagttaaataaaaaattaaataatgcagAATTAGACATGGAAGCAAAGGATGTTAAAATTAAG GAATTGGAGCGTTACATCCAGAACCTTGAAAAAAACCATCGGCATGAAATCGGCATTGAGCGGGCCCGGAACAAAGATGTTCATAAACAAATCGCTCAACTCAGGGAAGAAAATGACAAACTTAACAACTCCGTCAAG GAAAAAGAAAAGGAGATCCAAATAAAGAACATCTATGTAAATCGGGCTCAGCAGAAACCGCCACACCGTCTTCCCAACTCGTATAATGGTACACCCCATGGAACCCCACCACCTGCTAGAAGACGTCGCCAATCATTTTCTGAGGCGGATAAAATGACCCCGCGTGATCGGGCAAAAAAGATGGAAGAAAAACGACGAGAGGAATTGAAGAGGCAACGTGAGCTGAAAATG GCCTCAAAAAAACCTGGTGAATTTTTATACGTGGACGAG AAAAACCCAAGACACAATATATCAGGAACCAATATATCAGGAAACAATAAATCGGGAAACAATAAATCAGGAAGCAATGTTACG CATGCGGACAAGATCCGTCGTGAGAAGGAGTTGCGTGAGATGGCGGAGGAAGATGAACGCCTCAACACGGAGCGGCGTGAGAGGGAGGAGAGAGAAAGACAGGAG GCTGCAGAGCGGGAGAGAAGACTGAATGAGGAGGCTCAGCAGGACATGGAGGATCGCAGGATGCGAGAAGAACGAGAGAGGATGAAACGGGAATCCCTGGAACGGGAACAGAGAGAACGGGAAAAACGGGAGCGTGAAGAGAGAGAACGGGAACGGAGGGAGAAACGGGAAAAGGAAGAACGAGATAGACGGGAACGGGAGCGGTTGGAACAAGAAAGACGCGCAGCTGAGGAACGAAGGCGGTTTGAGGATGATGTTTCAATACAGGCAGAGAGAAAGAAGAAAGATGACATTCTGGCGAAATTGCGAGAAATTGATGAAGGTGGCGCTggaaagaaaaaggaaaaagaaaataaagctCCGTTGGATGATCCTTTCTTTGTTACTCAGGTGAAAGAGGATAGCATTGACTCGGTGTCAAGCAAAAAGAGTTACACTTTCACAAAACCTACCGAAAATTTGCATAAGGGTAAACCAGCGCACAAGGATCGAGCGCCAAATAATGGCTTCACTGTAGGTCCTGGTAGGAAAAAGCGAGATGATGTGAATCATTTAGAAAGTGGCGGTTATAACCCAACATTTGGGTCAAATCAGAGTGGAGCAACCTCAAAGGGGGCAACCAAGACATTTTCGTTGTTCGATGATGATGATTCTAAGTCGAGGTCAACAGCCCCACCAAAGCCAGCACAAAAATCAAGGTTACTTGATGATCTGTTTGGTTCGTCGGAAAAAGAGGGCCCTAAACATAATGACATTTTCTCGACCTCGAAACCTGCTCAAAAAAGTCAAGCAAGGGATTCTCGGTCAAAATTCCCCTGGGAAGAGGATGGGCCTTCGCGCAATCAGACTGGAGCCTTTAAAGCTAACCGGGAAAATTCAGCGACTTTGTTTGGTGGTGGAAGTGCGCTAGTAAATGATGAAGACTTACATAAATCTCAGGTTCGGACAAATGCTAATGCCTCACTTCCGCGTCGTCCGAAACAGACAACGACCGCTTTCAGTTCACGTCCTACTGTAAATGCAGTCGATCATTTTGACGATGATATAGAAGAAGtaattttgtga